Genomic DNA from Paenibacillus donghaensis:
TTGGGAGAGGTTGTCTCCCGAGGCGCTGATCTTCGTATCGTAGCCTTCCGGCAGGCGCTTGATGAAGCTGTGCGCATTAGCCGCCTTGGCAGCGGCCACGACCTCTTCGTCTGTAGCCTGCGCGCGGCCGTAAGCGATGTTCTCCTTGATGGTGCCGCCGAACAGCCAGGTCTCCTGCAGCACCATCCCGAAATTCCGCCGCAGGCTGTCCCGCGTCAGGGTGTTGATGTTCACACCATCGATCGCGATGGTGCCGCTGTCTACTTCATAGAAGCGCATCAGGAGGTTAACCAGTGTTGTTTTGCCTGCTCCTGTCTGACCGACGATGGCTACGCGGGTACCTGGCTTGACCTCCAGGCTGAAGTCCTTAATCAACGGCCGGTCCCGTGAATACGCGAAGCTGATCCGGTTGAACGTAATGGTGCCCGCACCGTTACCCATCTCCGGTGCCCCCGGCGCTTCCGGACGTTCCGGCTCCAGGTCCAGCGTCGTGAAGATCCGCTGTGCAGAGGCTGTCGCCGATTGAAGCTGGGTTACCACACCGGTTATTTCATTGAACGGCTTGGCGAACAGGGTGGAGAAGATCAGGAAGCTGGACAGATCACCGACACTAAGATGGTTCATTATAACCAGCACACTGCCGATCATCGCGATTACAGAGAAGGTAATATTGTTCACCAGCCGGGTCGACGGATTAGACAACGAACCGATGAACTGGGATTTCATGCCCGTCTGATACAGCTCGTTATTCTGCCGCTCAAAATCTGCGAAAGCCCGTTCCTCAAATCCATAGGCTGTAACCACCTTCTGTCCTACCACCATCTCCTCGACATAGCCGTTCAGACCGCCTAGAATCCGCGCCTGCTCCCGGAACAGCTGCTGGGAGCGCTGGGTAATATATTTGGCTACGTAGAAGGAAGCGGGCGCTGACAGCAGCACTACAACCGTCATGACCGGGCTGATATAGAGCATCAGCGCCACGGCTCCCGCAATGGTGATCACACCGGTCAGCAGTGTCGAGAAGCCCTGCAGCAGCCCGTCCGAGACGGCATCCATATCATTGACAAACCGGCTGATGCTGTCCCCCTGCGGGTGGTTGTCATGAAATTTAAGCGGCAGCACATTCAGCTTGTCGAACAGCTCACTGCGCATATCATAGATCGTACGGTAAGCTAAACGGTTGGTGTAATAGGTCAACAGCCAGCCAAAGAAGCTGCCGATGAAATAGACCGCTGCCAGTATACCCAGCAGCCGCAGTACAGCCGGGAAGTCAACCTCGCCCGGTCCGGTCATGAAATCGACCGCCCGGCCGATCAGCAGCGGCCCGACCAGACTGGCCACCACGCTGAGTACCGCGAAGATGGCGGCGGCCAGCGAAATCCCCCGGTATTGCCTCATATATACCAATAGTCTGTTCCAGGTCTGTTTGTTATTCATTTGCTGCCTCCCTACTAGACAGCTGGGACAGGCAGATTTCCCTGTACTCCGCACAGCTGTCCATCAGTTGCTCATGCGTGCCCGTCCCGGCAATCCGCCCTTCCTCAAAGACAATGATCCGGTCCGCCTGCCGGACCGTGCTGACCCGCTGGGATACAACCAGCAGCGTAATCTCGCTGCTGCTCTCCTTCAGCGAGCGCCGCAGGGCCGCATCGGTGGCGAAATCCAGCGCGCTGGACGAGTCGTCCAGGATCAGGATCGGCGGCTGGCCCACAACTGCTCGGGCGATGGTCAGCCGCTGCTTCTGCCCGCCGGACAGATTCAGTCCGCCGCGCGATACCTGGGTGTTCAGGCCGTCAGGGAGTTTGCTGACGAATTCTTCCGCCTGGGCGATGCGCAGCGCTGCTGCGATTTCCTCTGCGGCAGCGCCCTCCTTGCCCCAGCGGATATTGTCGGCAATCGTGCCGGTGAACAGCATCGCTTTTTGCGGCACCATCCCGATCTGCTCCCGCAGCTGCCTAAGCTTGTAATCCTTGACATTCTGTCCGCCAACCTGAACTTCACCCTCCAATACATCATAGAAACGGGGAATCAGGTTGACGAAGGTTGATTTGCCTGAGCCTGTACTGCCGATCAGTCCCACGGTTTCCCCGCGTTGAATGACCGCCGACACATCCTTCAGCGCATATTCACCGGTCTTGTTGTATCCGAACGACACATGCTCAAAGCGGATCGCCGGAACACTGTTTGCTGCGGCTGCTGCCTGGATCTGCTCTGAAGCCGCACCAGCCTGCGGAATCCGCGCTGCAGCTGAATCTGAAATCGAAGCCGTGACTGCCAGCACCTCATTTACGCGGCTCGCGGACGAGGAAGCTTTGGTGAAGATGATCACCAGGTTGGAGACAACGATCAGCGCCAGCAGGATCTGGGTGACATAGTTGATGAAAGCAATGATCTCGCCCTGTGAGAGACGACCGCCATCGATATGGATGCCCCCGACCCACAGGATGGCAATAATAGCCGCATTGACCACCAGCGTAGTCAGTGGCCCCAGCCAGGCCGCTATCCGGCCGACCCGGATCGCCGTCGCCGTCAGATCCTCGGAAGCGGCGCGAAAGCGCTGCTGCTCCTGGCGGCTTTTGGCAAACGCACGGATCACGCGGATCCCTGACAGATTCTCGCTCAGCACCAGCGCAAGCCTGTCCAGCTTCTGCTGGTATTTGCGGTAGAGCGGCGAGGTGCGTGTAATGATCAGATACAGGATGATGCCAAACACCGGTGTAGCCGCCAGCAGAATCAGTGACAGCCGGAAATCGAGCAGCATCGACATGATGATTGCTCCAATACAGATGAACGGCGCACGGATTACCAGCCGGATCAGCATCGCCACCGCCAGTTGCAGCTGGTTGACATCGCTTGTGATCCGGTTGATCAGCGAGGACGCACCAAAGGTATCCAGCTCCGCATAGGACAGGCCGGTAATATGCCGGAACAGCTTATTGCGCAGGTTCGTGCCGAAGCCCTGAGAAGCGCGCGCAGCGTAATACTGGCAGATCATGGAGCAGCCGAAGCCAAGCACTGACATTAACACCATCAGCCCTCCCATCCTGTACACATATCCGCTGTCCTGGTTGCCGATGCCGTTATTGATAATGAGGGCGACAATCGTCGGCAGCAGCAGCTCAAGGATCGCCTCGAGCAGCTTGAAGATAGGTCCGATGATTGCCTCTTTCCGGTAAGGTTTTAGATATACTGCAATTTTGAACACAACAATTCACACCCAATATTAATAGTATTGTAGAACCTGAATTATGTAAGCATCAATTATGATTATGCCATATCTGCTTTCATATTCATACACCGCTTCATACACCGTCCTGCGGGACAGGCTTCAATATAGTCATAAAAACAAATCCCCCCGGCTGCCCGGGAGGGAATTTGCATGGATACGATATCCGTAACGGACACCGTTTAGACCATAATTTTGCAGATATCGTTGGTGAACTGCACCGGATCATTGACCTGCAAACCTTCGATCAGGAGCGCCTGATTGTAGAGCAGATGCGTGTACAGGGCAAGCTTCTCTTGATCCTTATCGGACGCAGCCTTCAGCGACTGGAACACCTCATGATGAATGTTGATTTCCAGCACCTTGTCCGCTTCCACTTCCTGGCCGCCGTTAGGCATCGACTTCAGGATTTTCTCCATTTCAATCGTCAGCTCGCCTTCTGTGGACAGGCAGACCGGATGCGTCTTCAGCCGCTTGGAGGCTTTGACATTCTTGACCTTGCCGGACAGGATGCCCTTCATCGCTTCAAAAAGCTCCTTGTTCTCATTCTCTTCCGCTTCCGTTGGCTTGTCCGCCGCATCCGCTTCGATTCCGAGGTCGCCGCTGGAGACCGATTTGAATTCTTTTTCCTTATAGGACTGGATCATCTTGATCGCAAATTCATCAATATCGTCGGTGAAATAGAGAATCTCAAATCCCTTATCGGAAACCATTTCCGTCTGCGGCAGCTTCTCAATCCGTTCGATCGACTCACCGGAAGCGTAATAGATGAACTTCTGGTCTTCAGGCATTCCCGATACATATTCGTCCAGCGTAACCAGCTTCTTCTCCTTGGAGGTGTGGAACATCAGCAGGTCCTGCAGCGTATCCTTGTGCATGCCGTAATCGTTGTAGACCCCGAATTTCAGCTGTCTGCCAAAAGACTTGTAGAACAGTTCATATTTGTCTCTCTCGTCCTTCAAGAGGCTCTGCAGCTGGCCCTTGACCTTGTTCTTGATATTCTTCGCGATCAGCGTCAGCTGGCGGTCATGCTGCAGCATCTCACGGGAGATGTTCAGCGACAGATCCTCGGAATCGACCATTCCTTTGACGAAGCTAAAGTAGTCCGGCAGCAGATCGCCGCATTTGTTCATAATCAGCACGCCGTTTGAGTACAGCTCCAGCCCTTTTTCATACTCTTTGGTGTAGTAGTCAAAAGGGGTGTTCTCCGGGATAAACAGAATCGCGTTGTAAACCACGGCACCGTCGGCGCTGATGTGGATATGCTTAAGCGGCTTGTCGAAGCCGTAACGTTTCTCTGCATAGAAGTTGTCGTAATCTTCAGCGGTCAGCTCGTTTTTGTTCTTACGCCAGATCGGCACCATGCTGTTGACCGTCTGCTCCTGGACAATTTCTTCGAATTCGCCTTCGGCGCCTTCCTTGGGCTTCTGCTCCTTGACGTCCATCTTGATCGGGAAGCGGATAAAGTCGGAGTATTTCTTGATGATCGACTTCAGGCGGTATTCTTCCAGATACTCGTCGTATTGGTCGTCTTCGGTGTTCTCTTTGATCTTCAGCGTAACGATGGTACCTACGGTGTCCTTCTCGTAAGGCTCAATCGTATACCCGTCCGCACCCTTCGATTCCCATTTAAAAGCTTCTGCGCTGCCCAGCGCCTTGCTCACCACCGTCACATCATCCGCCACCATAAACGAGGAATAGAAGCCTACCCCAAACTGGCCGATAATGTTGTGTCCGTCCTGGGCTTCGTTCTCTTTCTTAAAAGCTAGCGAGCCACTCTTGGCGATAATACCCAGATTGTTCTCCAGCTCCTCCTGGGTCATCCCGATTCCGGAATCCTCAATCGTCAGCGTTCTGGTCGCCTTATCGGCGGTTACTTTAATGTAATAATCCTCTTTATTGAACACCAGGCCTTCATCGGAGAGGGCTTTGTAATAGATTTTGTCAATGGCGTCACTTGCATTGGAGATCAGTTCGCGCAGGAAAATTTCCCGCTGGGTGTAGATGGAGTTAATCATCATTTCAAGCAATCGTTTGGATTCCGCTTTGAACTCTTTTTTAGCCATGAATACGTAAATCTCCTTTCAGAATAAACAGTTTGTCCAGCATCGAAGTGTTAGCACTCCGCTATCATGAGTGCTAATCCTTCTTTTATATAACACGATCTGTTTTTTGTTGTCAATATCTTACTCAGAAATAGCCGGTTTCAAGGCCGCAGCCTCTGCCTGGGCATCCGCCAGCAGCATCTGAATCAGAAATTGCAAGGGCTGTGACTTCCACTTCTTGGGATGAAGCAGCAGTTGCAGATCCAGATAAATCTCCGGGTGCACAAAAGGCAAGGCCGTCAGCGAGCCGCGCCGGATCTCCTCTTCCGCCACAATCCTTGGCAAAAGCGCAATGCCCAGCCCGTTCATCACACAGCGCTTGATCGCCTCCAGATTGGACAGCTCGAAGCCGATCCGGAAATTGATGCCATGTGTCTTGAGCAGATTCTCGAACAGGCTGCGGTAGATGCAGCTCTCCTCGGAGACGATGAACTCGCAATTGTTGAGATCCGGCAGCGTGACATTCGGCTGAAGCGCCAGACTATGGCTGCTTGGTGCGACAAGCACCAGCGGCTCCTCGCGGATGGTGGTACGCTCCAGCTGTGAATCCGCCGTGCCCCGGTCCAGCATCAAGCCAATATCGACCTCGCCGTCTTTGATTTTGGACAACAGATTCGCTTCTTGTTCGGTCTGCAGATGAATGTTCAGCCCCGGAAACTTCGTACGGAGCTGCTGCAGGAACGGCGGCAGATAGAAGGCAGCGAGCGAATCAATGGTGCCAATCGTCAGTGTTCCCCCGATCTGCTGGGCAATGGTTTCCTTGGACCGGTCATACAGATCCAGTATCTCCACAAACAGCTTCAGCAGCTCTTCCCCCGGCGGGGTAAGCCGCAGCTGTCTGCCATGCCGCTCGATCAGCGGAACCCCATATTCCTTCTCGATCTTCTGAATCTGCATGGTGACACTGGACTGGGCATAACCCAGCTCCTCGGCAGCCCGTGTGAAGCTCTGCCGCTTCGCCACTTCACGAAAGGTTCTTAAATAGGTTAAATCCATGACCTCACCCTAACATCAACATTATTGATGATACCTATCACTTATTATAGCTAACGCCGATGAAATAATCCATGTTAGAGTATGATTAGAAGAACTAAATCTTTTGGAGGCCGATAATTTATGTTAACAGAACAGCAGATTTATGGAGTGTACGTACCTGTAGTAACCCCGTTCAGCACTGCCGGTGAAGTTGATCTGGATTCGTATCAGCGTTATGTGAAGAACATAGTCAACAACAGCATTCAAGGTCTGGTCGTCAATGGGACTACTGGAGAATCCCCAACCGTATCTCTGGATGAACTGCAGCTTCTGGTCGGCGTATCCCGTGAGTTATTGAAATCCACAACGATTCCGCTGGTCGTGGGTACCGGCACGAATGATACACGCTCCACCGTGAAGCGGACAGAGCTGGCCGCCAATCTTGGCGCTGATGCCGCGCTGGTCGTTGTGCCTTATTACAGCCGCCCCTCGCAGGAAGGCATCATTGCCCACTTCCGCAAGGCGGCAGAGGTAGGCCTGCCGATCATTGCCTATGACATTCCGGGCCGTTCCGGCGTAGGCATGACCCTGGATACGGCGCGGACCATCCTCGAGATGGAGCATGTCGTTGGCCTGAAGGACTGCTCCGGCAGTCCGAACCTGGTAACCGAGCTGGCCCGTCTGCGCTCCAAGCCGGTATTATGCGGCGATGATCTGCATTTCCTGGAGATGCTCGGCTGTGGTGCTGCCGGCGGCATGCTGGCTTCCGCCAATGTGCAGACCGCCGATTTCCTGCAGATCTACCATTATTTCGCCGCTGGTCAGCAGGAGCTGGCTGAAGCCGCCTTTGAACAGCTGCGCTCCTTGATGACCCTGCTGTTCAAGGAATCCAATCCGGCTCCGATCAAATGGCTGCTCCAGGAGCAGGGCGAGATCGCCTCGGATACACTGCGGCTGCCCCTGACCTCCATCACAAGCGCACTGGCCGAGGAGCTGCAGGTTCATCTGCAACAGCCGGATGCGGTCAGGCTGACTTCCTGATTGCGAGAATTGCATACTAATTTTATTGAGAAGGTTATCTGCGGAGTTAGACTCTCCGGGATAACCTTTTTTTGTGTATAGAGTGCAAATCAGCACTTAAATCCGCACAAATGTGAGTTTTTGAGGAAATAAGTGCCAAAGCGCAACTAAATTCCCACACCGGAGCGTTAACTGCTCAATTTGGCAGAATTAGATGCACTTTTGCACTAAAACTAGTTGAAAGTCTGAAATGAGACGAAATTAGTTGCTGGTTTGCACTTAACTGTTAGGCCGGGGTGCGCTCGATACTCAGGCAGGCTTGGCCTCCAGCATTTCTGCATTCAGGAAATATACGCAGCAAAAAACCGCCAGGATCCCATCCCGGCGGCTGTTACATACAATTATTTACTGACTTTTCTGTCTTGGGAGAACCATTGTTTCTTCGGCTTCGACGATGGGTTGGCCTTGGCTGCAGCCGGTCTGAAATCGGTCTGCTTCGCGCCGGAAGGTCTGGCAGATGCCGACGCTGTACCGGCTGATCTCGCGCCTGTGGCTGCGGAAGGTCTTCCACCTGCTGTTGGCTTCGCGGAGGACGGTCTGCCCGCAGACGGCTTGCTAGCGGCTGCTGCCGGTCTGCCGGAGCCGGATCGACCGGCAGCCTGCTTGGAAGGCTGTGATTTGGCAGCCTGTGGTTTGTTTTTCATCGGATAAGCATGGTCCTTGATCTCGGGAATGCTCTTGCCGATCAGCTTCTCGATATCCTTCAGGAATGGCAGTTCCTCTGTCTCACAGAAGGAGATTGCCGTTCCACTTAAGCCCGCTCTGCCTGTCCGTCCAATCCGGTGCACGTAGGTTTCCGGGATGTTCGGCAGGTTGAAGTTAATCACATGGGACAGCTCATCGATATCGATCCCGCGTGCCGCAATATCGGTTGCCACAAGCACACGGGTTGCTCCACTCTTGAAATTACGCAGTGCGTTCTGGCGGTCATTCTGCGATTTGTTGCCATGGATCGCCTGGGCTGATACGTTCACCTTGGTCAGATCACGGGTCACACGGTCCGCGCCGCGTTTGGTGCGGGTAAATACAAGCGCTGAAACAATCGATGGATCCTGCAGCAGCTTGTTCAGCTGGTTCTGCTTGTTGCCATCCTCCATCAGATAGATATATTGCTCAATCCGGTCCACGGTGGAAGATACAGGTGTAATTTCGACCTTCACCGGATCTACCAGCAGTGTTTTGACCAGCTTATTGATCTCCGGAGGCATGGTTGCCGAGAAGAATAACGTCTGTTTCTTGGCTGGCATCTTGGCAATAATCTTCTTCACGTCATTGATGAAGCCCATATCCAGCATGCGGTCTGCTTCATCCAGGACGAGAATTTGCACAAACTGCAGATCTACACGTTTCTGGTTAATCAGGTCAATCAGACGGCCCGGTGTGGCAATCAGAATATCCGGCCCTTGGCTCAGCGCACGTTCCTGTGATTTCTGGGACACACCGCCTACGATGGCTGTACAGCGCATTGTAGTGAACTGGCTGTAAGCTTGAATGTTGTCGGCAATCTGCAGCGCAAGTTCTCTCGTTGGCGTCAGGATCAGCGAGCGGATGCGGCGCATCGTGCCCGGTTTATGGGACTGCTGGCTCAGCAGCTGAATGATTGGTAAAGAGAATGCAGCCGTTTTGCCTGTACCTGTCTGGGCACAGCCCAGCAGATCCTTGCCTGCCAGCACAGCCGGAATCGACTGCTCCTGAATCGGCGTGGGCGAAGTATAGTTCTCTTTGGCGAGAGCTTTTAGAATAGGGGGTATAAGATTCAATTCGTTAAATGTCATGGGGTCTCCTTAATTTCTAATACATATATTGTGAATCCTCGAACGTCATTTTATCAAACAACACATAAGGATAACATATCTGAAGCTAAATAGATAGGGCAAGCAGAAACGGCTTCGCCGTCTCTGCGAGAAATAGAAGGTAACTTATGGCGTGAAACATATAAATTCTTTGCAGCAAAAAAGAGCAAGGGATTTCTCCCCGCTCTTCTTCTAAGATAAGTCTAGTCTAAAATTTCAGCTGTGTCGCCATTGTTGGCTGCTGCAGCGTTTGCTTCATCCGTATCAATGTGCATATCAAGCTTGAAGCTGTCGGATACGCGGGCAAGCACATTCTCCAGAACAAGACCACGGTCTCCGCCCAGGCGAACCTTAAGCAATTGCTTGTCGGCAATGCCCCAGGCTTCAGCTTCGGAGGTGTGGAAGTGGATGTGGCGAGCTGCGATGATTACACCCGTTTCCAGTTCAACTTCACCGACTGGTCCTTTAAGGGTAATGCCTGGTGTACCTTCAATATTGCCGGATTCGCGAACAGGTGCCTTCACGCCAAGCGCGAACGAATCTGTGCGGGAAATTTCCAGCTGGGAGGCCGGTCGTGCAGGTCCAAGAATTCTGACCTTGTCGAATTTGCCTTTGCTGCCGATAACCGCTACCTGCTCATTGGCGGCGAATTGTCCGGGTTGGGAGAGCGGTTTGAACTCAGTCAATTGATAACCTGCGCCAAACAACGCTTCCACATGCTCCTGCGTTAGGTGAATATGTCGGGCCGACACACCTACGGGTACAGTCTTGCTCATTGTAAAGTCACTCCTTGTATTTTCTCTAGTATCTGTACAAGCCATTGAACATTATACCTCTTCTTACCCCAAAATAAAAAGGATCCCCCTCACTTTGGGCATCCTTTTTTCGACAAATTCTCATTTCGGAACGAAATTGTCACGTTTGGGCAGGTCTTTGCGGCAAATGGGCCGCCAGGAACGAGCAGGCATTGCCATATAGCCAGCCTCTGACCGATTCCTCCGGATAATGGCGCAGCAGCAGCTCGGCGAACTGCGGATAGTGGCCAGGGTGCTCCAGTCCCTCTACCCAGGAGTCAATGCCGTCAAAATCTGATCCAAACATCAGCTGCTTGTCGCCGCCCAGTGCACAGATATGCTCAATATGCTTCAGCAGATCCTCCATTTTGGCCTTACCGTCCTCCCTTACAAACCAAGGGAAAAAGGTCAGTCCGATTCGCCCGCCCTTGCGGATCAGCGCTTCAATCTGCGCATCCTGCAGATTGCGCGGATGGCCGCAGATGGCGGCCGCATTGGAGTGTGATGCAATAAACGGGTGTGCGCTCAGCTCCGTCAGCTCCCAGAAGCCTGCTTCTGACAGATGGGACACGTCCAGCAGCATCCCGCTTTTGTTGCACCATTCCACCAGCTGCCGTCCTTTTTGCGTAAATCCGCCATTGCGCACCTCCAGCACCCCGTCAGCCGCCCAGTTGGCGTAATTCCAGGTCACCCCCAGAAATCGCACTCCAAGCTCATAACACAGCTGGGCATAGAACAGGTTGCCCTCCAGGCCGTCTACGCCCTCCAGAGAGAGCATTCCCCAGCTTCCGGGTCCTGTTTCACATTTATGCACTTCATCCCGCCAGCGCAGCCACTGCAGTCCTCCTGAGCCTGTTACCTTATCTCTGAATAACTCGATCTGCCCCAGCACCCGCTCAAAGGCAGGCCGGCCATAACCAGCAGACAGATAGATAGCGAAACATTGCAGACTCACCCCCCTGCGGCCAACCGATCGCCACTGGCATCTAGGCGGGGATCACTGCCGAAATCCAATTCCGGGAACACCTGCAGCTTACTCAGTACATCACAATGGAAATCCGCAACTTGCAGCTTGTCGGCTCTCATCATCAAGGACCTGCCTTTCCTATCGCAATATAGCAAAAAACCCATCCACTATTGCAGACAGGTTTAATCCAACCATACTATTAATCTATTATCTGGGCTCTACGATAAGCTTAATTGCGGTTCGGTCCTCGCCATCAATAACAATGTCTGTGAAAGCAGGAATGCAGATCAGATCTACACCACTAGGCGCTACAAATCCCCGGGCAATGGCAACGGCTTTGACTGCTTGATTCAGTGCTCCAGCTCCAATAGCCTGTAGTTCAGCTGTTCCGCGTTCACGAAGAACACCCGCCAAAGCGCCGGCGACGGAATTTGGATTGGATTTTGCTGATACTTTTAATACATCCATAGTAAGTACCTCCCCTGGGAAAAATGTTGGTGTTCTTCCACTACTGTAGATGTTATTCGCGAGCGAAGAAATAATTCCTTCTTTTTGCGAACCATTTCAGCGAAATTGGTACAAAAGTTACGGTTTTCCGATATTAAAAATATCACAATTTACCCAGTTTCCACGAAATTCCCCGAGATACCGAAATTAGGTCAGCTTATCGTCAGCTCATCACCCATTCATCTTCGCGAAGTCTGATCTTCTCCAGCCGTGTAGCTCTGCCGGTGGCTTCATCCAATTCCGCGAACAATCCGTGCAGCTGCCATTTGCCCTCATCGACTACGAATCTCGCAGGAAGCTGGGTTGTAAACTTGTAGATTACTGCATCTTTCTCCATACCCAGTATTCCTTCACTTGAACCAACCATGCCGGCATCCGTCAAATACGCGGTCCCTCCGGGCAGAATAACATCATCGTTGCTCTGCACATGGGTATGCGTCCCTACTACGATCGAGGCCAGGCCATCCATGAAATAACCCATGGCGATTTTCTCGGAAGTCGCTTCCGCATGGAAATCCACCAGAATACAGTTATGCTCTCTGCGCAGTTCCTCGACAATGGCTTCACCCGTCCGGAACGGGCAGTCAATCGCCGGCAAAAAAGTGCGGCCCTGCAGGTTCACAATGGCCAGCTCCTTGCCGCCGCCTTTAACCACGGTATACCCCCTGCCCGGTGTTCCCGGCGGGAAGTTGGCCGGACGGATCAGCCGCGGCTCATCGTCGATGAACTCGAAAACATCCTTGTTATCCCACGTATGATTGCCCATTGTAATCCCGTGAACGCCCCAGTTGAAGAACTCATTGGCAATAGCTTTGGTAATCCCCCGACCCGCGGCAGCGTTCTCGCCGTTGACAATGATGATATGTGGCTGATATTTGGTTTTCAGTGAAGGCAGCATTTCACGCAACGCCTTTCGGCCCGTGTTGCCGCAGATATCTCCAATAAATAAAACTTTAATCTTAATCTCCTCCTAATGTGCTCTCTATCAAAGAAAAAAGGCCCCGCGTAGGGGCCGATTTACTTTCGATATAAGAAAGTATAAGTTTCACCTTATGCTTTAGTCTTATATTTCTTGCAGCAATTATGCTTGTTTGCTTATTTAGCGTATTCCACTGCCCGGGTCTCGCGAATAACGGTGACCTTGATGTGTCCCGGATAATCCAGTTCACTCTCAATTTTCTTCGTAATATCGCGGGCCAGACGGAAAGCTTCCGCATCATCAATCTTCTCGGGCTGCACCATTACGCGGACCTCACGGCCTGCCTGAATGGCATAACATTTCTCCACGCCTTCGAACGATTCGGAGATTTCCTCAAGCTTCTCCAGACGTTTGATGTACGTTTCCAGTGTTTCGCGGCGGGCACCAGGACGTGCAGCTGACAATGCATCTGCGGCACCAACCAGCATGGCAATGACAGAAGTTGCTTCGCAGTCTCCATGGTGAGAAGCGATACTGTTAATTACAACCGGATGTTCCTTGTATTTCTTAGCCAATTCTACGCCGATTTCGACGTGAGAGCCTTCCACTTCATGATCCAGCGCTTTGCCGATATCATGCAGCAGACCGGCACGTTTCGCAAGCACGATGTCTTCCCCAAGCTCACCGGCCATCAGTCCAGTCAGATAAGCAACCTCCATGGAGTGCTTCAATACGTTCTGACCGTAGCTCGTACGGAATTTCAGACGTCCCAGAATCTTGATCAGGTCCGGATGCAAGCCGTGAACGCCTACCTCGAAGGTAGCCTGCTCACCGTATTCGCGAATCCGTTCGTCCACTTCCTTGCGGGATTTCTCCACCATCTCTTCAATACGCGCCGGATGGATACGGCCGTCGGCCACCAGCTTCTCAAGTGCCGTACGGGCCACTTCGCGGCGGATCGGATCGAATCCGGATAGAATAACCGCTTCCGGCGTATCATCGATGATCAGGTCAATCCCAGTAAGAGTTTCCAGTGCACGGATATTGCGGCCTTCGCGGCCGATAATCCGTCCCTTCATCTCTTCATTCGGCAAAGTAACTACTGATACTGTGGTTTCAGCCACATGATCGGCAGCACAGCGCTGAATGGCAAGGGTGATGATTTCGCGGGCCTTCTTATCCGCTTCCTCTTTCGCCTGCTGCTCAATTTCTTTGATCATCTGAGCCGTTTCATGGCGAACTTCTTGCTCTACATTGCTGAGAATAATGCTTCTTGCATCGTCAATGCTGAGGTTGGAGATACGCTCCAGCTCAGTGACT
This window encodes:
- a CDS encoding ABC transporter ATP-binding protein, translating into MNNKQTWNRLLVYMRQYRGISLAAAIFAVLSVVASLVGPLLIGRAVDFMTGPGEVDFPAVLRLLGILAAVYFIGSFFGWLLTYYTNRLAYRTIYDMRSELFDKLNVLPLKFHDNHPQGDSISRFVNDMDAVSDGLLQGFSTLLTGVITIAGAVALMLYISPVMTVVVLLSAPASFYVAKYITQRSQQLFREQARILGGLNGYVEEMVVGQKVVTAYGFEERAFADFERQNNELYQTGMKSQFIGSLSNPSTRLVNNITFSVIAMIGSVLVIMNHLSVGDLSSFLIFSTLFAKPFNEITGVVTQLQSATASAQRIFTTLDLEPERPEAPGAPEMGNGAGTITFNRISFAYSRDRPLIKDFSLEVKPGTRVAIVGQTGAGKTTLVNLLMRFYEVDSGTIAIDGVNINTLTRDSLRRNFGMVLQETWLFGGTIKENIAYGRAQATDEEVVAAAKAANAHSFIKRLPEGYDTKISASGDNLSQGQKQLLTIARVMLADPPMLILDEATSSIDTLTEVRIQKAFLAMMAGRTSFVIAHRLSTIREADVILFMKDGDIVESGTHEQLLATGGYYAGLYNSQF
- a CDS encoding ABC transporter ATP-binding protein; amino-acid sequence: MFKIAVYLKPYRKEAIIGPIFKLLEAILELLLPTIVALIINNGIGNQDSGYVYRMGGLMVLMSVLGFGCSMICQYYAARASQGFGTNLRNKLFRHITGLSYAELDTFGASSLINRITSDVNQLQLAVAMLIRLVIRAPFICIGAIIMSMLLDFRLSLILLAATPVFGIILYLIITRTSPLYRKYQQKLDRLALVLSENLSGIRVIRAFAKSRQEQQRFRAASEDLTATAIRVGRIAAWLGPLTTLVVNAAIIAILWVGGIHIDGGRLSQGEIIAFINYVTQILLALIVVSNLVIIFTKASSSASRVNEVLAVTASISDSAAARIPQAGAASEQIQAAAAANSVPAIRFEHVSFGYNKTGEYALKDVSAVIQRGETVGLIGSTGSGKSTFVNLIPRFYDVLEGEVQVGGQNVKDYKLRQLREQIGMVPQKAMLFTGTIADNIRWGKEGAAAEEIAAALRIAQAEEFVSKLPDGLNTQVSRGGLNLSGGQKQRLTIARAVVGQPPILILDDSSSALDFATDAALRRSLKESSSEITLLVVSQRVSTVRQADRIIVFEEGRIAGTGTHEQLMDSCAEYREICLSQLSSREAANE
- the htpG gene encoding molecular chaperone HtpG: MAKKEFKAESKRLLEMMINSIYTQREIFLRELISNASDAIDKIYYKALSDEGLVFNKEDYYIKVTADKATRTLTIEDSGIGMTQEELENNLGIIAKSGSLAFKKENEAQDGHNIIGQFGVGFYSSFMVADDVTVVSKALGSAEAFKWESKGADGYTIEPYEKDTVGTIVTLKIKENTEDDQYDEYLEEYRLKSIIKKYSDFIRFPIKMDVKEQKPKEGAEGEFEEIVQEQTVNSMVPIWRKNKNELTAEDYDNFYAEKRYGFDKPLKHIHISADGAVVYNAILFIPENTPFDYYTKEYEKGLELYSNGVLIMNKCGDLLPDYFSFVKGMVDSEDLSLNISREMLQHDRQLTLIAKNIKNKVKGQLQSLLKDERDKYELFYKSFGRQLKFGVYNDYGMHKDTLQDLLMFHTSKEKKLVTLDEYVSGMPEDQKFIYYASGESIERIEKLPQTEMVSDKGFEILYFTDDIDEFAIKMIQSYKEKEFKSVSSGDLGIEADAADKPTEAEENENKELFEAMKGILSGKVKNVKASKRLKTHPVCLSTEGELTIEMEKILKSMPNGGQEVEADKVLEINIHHEVFQSLKAASDKDQEKLALYTHLLYNQALLIEGLQVNDPVQFTNDICKIMV
- a CDS encoding LysR family transcriptional regulator, translating into MDLTYLRTFREVAKRQSFTRAAEELGYAQSSVTMQIQKIEKEYGVPLIERHGRQLRLTPPGEELLKLFVEILDLYDRSKETIAQQIGGTLTIGTIDSLAAFYLPPFLQQLRTKFPGLNIHLQTEQEANLLSKIKDGEVDIGLMLDRGTADSQLERTTIREEPLVLVAPSSHSLALQPNVTLPDLNNCEFIVSEESCIYRSLFENLLKTHGINFRIGFELSNLEAIKRCVMNGLGIALLPRIVAEEEIRRGSLTALPFVHPEIYLDLQLLLHPKKWKSQPLQFLIQMLLADAQAEAAALKPAISE